In Chryseobacterium gleum, a single genomic region encodes these proteins:
- a CDS encoding winged helix-turn-helix transcriptional regulator, with protein MKKNELMQYSCPLGKAMAALGSKWKPIIVLVIKDRKLRFGELAVRINVISRKVLTDQLREMETDGLVIREEFKELPPRVEYSLTEKGLALLPILYLLEEWEAKYQVKGSHDDKDCVFLNENVKNKKAVNV; from the coding sequence ATGAAAAAGAATGAATTAATGCAATACAGCTGCCCTCTTGGGAAGGCAATGGCCGCTTTGGGAAGTAAATGGAAGCCTATTATTGTTCTGGTGATTAAAGACAGGAAGTTGCGTTTTGGAGAACTGGCAGTACGCATTAATGTCATTTCCAGGAAGGTATTGACCGATCAGCTTAGAGAAATGGAAACTGATGGACTTGTGATTCGTGAAGAGTTTAAAGAACTTCCTCCGCGTGTGGAATATTCACTTACAGAAAAAGGGCTGGCTTTGCTGCCTATTCTCTATTTGCTGGAAGAATGGGAAGCAAAATATCAGGTGAAGGGATCACATGATGACAAAGATTGTGTATTTTTAAATGAAAATGTGAAAAATAAGAAGGCGGTCAATGTTTGA
- a CDS encoding alpha-ketoacid dehydrogenase subunit alpha/beta, with the protein MQTTYIETQQISFQDFKNQILGDYRLGRISREMSYLGRREVLTGKAKFGIFGDGKELPQLAMAKVFRNGDFRSGYYRDQTFALAINALTVESFFAQMYADTSVEREPASAGRQMNGHFATRSLNEDGSWKDLTAQKNISSDISPTAGQMPRLLGLAQASTIYKSVKFDGSEKFSREGNEIAFGTIGDASTAEGHFWETLNAACALQVPMIVSIWDDGYGISVPTKNQRAKADISEMLSGFQRKEGENQGCEIIQVKAWDYPALLDAYAKAEHFARTESVPVVVHVVDVTQPQGHSTSGSHERYKNEARLAWEAEFDGLVKFKEWILNYSIEIDGKEEVIATAEELDAIDEEAKKAAKAGQKTAWENYQKAISELTQSLLPLVENLKGQNAEVEAYIAQFNKLVSKAKKDIFHLVRKALLATRGTNSAERAQLMQKYNELAAVEKDNYSSHLYSQSQWKAENVQEIKPVYSDSSEDVDGRVVIRNNFDKIFEKYPETLIFGEDTGNIGDVNQGLEGMQEKYGALRIADTGIREATILGQGIGMAMRGLRPIAEIQYLDYVLYCLQGMSDDLATVHYRTKGGQKAPLIIRTRGHRLEGIWHSGSPMAGILNLSKGILVLVPRNLTKAAGFYNTMLQADEPAIIVECLNGYRLKEKQPDNLGEFTVPVGKIEVTKEGKDVTLVTYGSTWRIVTEAANELEKLGIFAEVIDIQSLIPFDLSHEIAESVKKTNRLVVIDEDVEGGTTGYILQQILEKQKAFRYLDSDPLTISANDHRPAYASDGDYFSKPSADDMVEKIYAMFNESNPQKYPAIF; encoded by the coding sequence ATGCAAACAACCTATATTGAAACACAGCAAATATCCTTTCAAGATTTTAAAAATCAGATACTTGGGGATTACAGGTTAGGAAGGATTTCCCGTGAAATGTCTTATCTTGGAAGAAGAGAAGTGCTCACAGGAAAAGCTAAATTCGGAATTTTTGGGGATGGAAAAGAACTTCCTCAGCTTGCAATGGCGAAAGTTTTCAGAAATGGAGACTTCCGTTCAGGATATTACAGGGATCAGACTTTTGCATTGGCAATAAATGCTCTGACGGTAGAAAGTTTCTTTGCACAGATGTATGCAGATACAAGTGTGGAAAGAGAACCTGCTTCAGCCGGAAGACAGATGAACGGGCATTTCGCAACAAGAAGTTTAAATGAAGACGGGAGCTGGAAAGATTTGACAGCTCAGAAAAATATTTCTTCTGATATTTCTCCTACAGCCGGTCAGATGCCAAGATTATTGGGATTGGCTCAGGCTTCAACAATTTATAAAAGTGTAAAATTTGACGGGTCAGAAAAATTCTCAAGAGAAGGTAATGAAATTGCTTTCGGAACCATTGGAGATGCTTCTACAGCAGAAGGACATTTCTGGGAAACTCTTAATGCCGCTTGTGCACTGCAGGTTCCTATGATTGTTTCCATCTGGGATGACGGGTACGGAATTTCAGTTCCTACCAAAAACCAGAGAGCAAAAGCTGATATCAGTGAAATGTTAAGCGGTTTTCAGAGAAAAGAAGGGGAGAACCAGGGATGTGAAATTATCCAGGTGAAAGCATGGGATTATCCTGCACTACTGGATGCCTATGCAAAGGCAGAACATTTTGCAAGAACAGAAAGTGTACCGGTGGTAGTGCACGTAGTTGATGTTACCCAGCCTCAGGGGCACTCTACTTCCGGATCTCACGAAAGATATAAAAACGAAGCACGTCTTGCATGGGAGGCTGAGTTTGATGGACTAGTGAAATTCAAAGAATGGATCTTAAATTATTCTATCGAAATTGATGGGAAAGAAGAAGTAATTGCTACTGCTGAAGAACTGGACGCCATTGATGAAGAAGCTAAAAAAGCAGCAAAAGCAGGTCAGAAAACAGCATGGGAAAATTATCAGAAAGCCATTTCAGAACTTACCCAGTCTCTTTTACCTTTAGTTGAAAACCTTAAGGGACAGAATGCTGAAGTGGAAGCTTATATTGCTCAGTTCAACAAGTTGGTTTCAAAAGCGAAAAAAGATATCTTCCATCTGGTAAGAAAAGCTTTATTGGCGACAAGAGGAACAAATTCTGCAGAAAGAGCTCAACTGATGCAGAAATACAATGAATTGGCTGCTGTTGAAAAGGACAACTATTCTTCTCACTTATATTCTCAGTCTCAATGGAAAGCTGAAAATGTTCAGGAAATCAAACCTGTGTATTCTGACAGTTCCGAAGATGTAGATGGAAGAGTAGTGATCAGAAATAACTTCGACAAAATTTTTGAAAAATATCCTGAAACTTTAATCTTTGGAGAGGATACCGGAAATATCGGTGACGTGAACCAGGGGTTGGAAGGTATGCAGGAAAAATATGGTGCCTTGCGCATCGCTGATACCGGAATTCGTGAAGCAACGATTCTTGGACAGGGAATTGGTATGGCGATGAGAGGTTTAAGACCCATCGCTGAAATCCAGTATTTAGACTATGTTCTTTACTGTTTACAAGGAATGAGCGATGATCTGGCAACGGTACACTACAGAACGAAAGGAGGTCAGAAAGCTCCATTGATCATCAGAACAAGAGGGCACAGATTAGAAGGAATCTGGCATTCGGGTTCTCCAATGGCAGGGATCCTGAACCTTTCAAAAGGTATTCTGGTATTGGTACCTAGAAACCTTACAAAAGCAGCAGGATTCTACAACACGATGCTTCAGGCTGACGAACCCGCAATCATTGTAGAATGTCTGAACGGATACAGATTAAAGGAAAAGCAACCGGATAACTTAGGTGAATTCACAGTTCCTGTAGGTAAAATTGAAGTTACTAAAGAAGGAAAAGACGTTACTCTGGTAACTTATGGTTCTACATGGAGAATTGTGACTGAGGCTGCCAATGAATTGGAAAAATTAGGAATTTTTGCAGAAGTTATCGATATTCAGTCGTTGATTCCTTTCGATTTATCCCACGAAATTGCGGAGAGTGTTAAGAAAACCAATAGATTAGTGGTTATTGACGAAGATGTGGAAGGAGGAACTACCGGATACATTCTACAACAGATCCTTGAAAAGCAGAAAGCATTCAGATATCTGGATTCAGATCCGTTGACGATCTCTGCCAATGATCACAGACCTGCCTATGCAAGTGATGGGGACTATTTCAGCAAGCCGTCTGCAGACGATATGGTAGAAAAGATCTACGCTATGTTTAATGAATCAAATCCTCAGAAATATCCTGCGATATTCTAA
- a CDS encoding polyprenyl synthetase family protein, whose amino-acid sequence MANIVEEIKRPINDEMKLFEQKFYESMQSKVALLDKVTRFIVTTKGKQMRPMFVFLCAKLVGEVTEKTYRGASMIELIHTATLVHDDVVDESFKRRNFFSINALWKNKIAVLVGDYLLSKSVLLSTDHKDYDLLGVISRTIREMSEGELLQLEKARKLDITEDVYYEIIRQKTATLIAACCEIGVLSNNADEALAKKMMDFGTFTGMAFQIKDDLFDYLSSNVIGKPVGIDIKEQKMTLPLIHTLTTANEKDRKYYFDTIKRYNNNPKRVKELIEFVKSSGGLEYAITVMKDFQQKAKDILNEFPDSEARKSLHIMLDYVIERKF is encoded by the coding sequence GTGGCAAACATTGTAGAAGAGATTAAACGACCGATCAATGATGAAATGAAACTTTTTGAACAGAAGTTTTATGAATCAATGCAGAGTAAAGTAGCTTTATTGGATAAAGTAACCCGTTTTATTGTTACCACGAAAGGAAAGCAGATGCGTCCCATGTTCGTATTTCTTTGTGCGAAACTGGTGGGTGAAGTAACGGAGAAGACCTACCGCGGAGCTTCTATGATTGAACTGATCCACACAGCTACTCTGGTGCATGATGATGTAGTGGATGAAAGTTTTAAACGTCGTAATTTCTTTTCAATCAATGCGTTGTGGAAAAATAAAATAGCTGTTTTGGTTGGAGACTATCTTCTGTCAAAATCAGTTTTACTATCTACAGACCATAAAGATTATGATCTCCTTGGAGTCATTTCCAGAACCATCCGTGAAATGTCAGAAGGAGAGCTTCTTCAACTGGAAAAAGCCAGGAAACTGGATATTACGGAAGATGTTTACTATGAAATTATCCGTCAGAAAACTGCCACGCTGATTGCGGCCTGTTGCGAAATAGGTGTTCTTTCTAACAATGCGGATGAAGCCTTAGCCAAAAAAATGATGGATTTCGGGACCTTTACGGGGATGGCGTTCCAGATTAAAGATGACCTTTTTGATTATTTAAGTTCAAACGTCATCGGCAAGCCGGTTGGAATTGACATTAAAGAACAGAAAATGACCCTTCCATTAATCCATACTCTTACAACAGCGAACGAGAAGGATAGAAAATATTATTTCGATACCATAAAGCGTTATAATAACAATCCAAAACGGGTAAAAGAGCTTATAGAATTTGTAAAAAGCTCCGGCGGCCTGGAATATGCTATTACAGTTATGAAGGATTTTCAGCAGAAAGCAAAAGATATCCTCAATGAATTTCCAGATTCTGAAGCAAGAAAATCGCTGCATATCATGCTGGATTATGTTATTGAAAGGAAATTCTGA